The Pseudomonas aeruginosa genome includes the window CAGCTCGCCCGGGCGCTACCTGCAGGAGCGGCGCCTGGAACGGGCCCGCCAGTTGCTCGCTTCGCCCCAGGGCCGGCGCCTGGATGTCGCCGAGGTCGCCTATCGCCACGGCTTCTCCAGCCAGGCGCATTTCGCCCGGGCCTTCAAGGCGCGCTACGGGATGACGCCGAGCGAGGCGCGTGGCCGCTAGACCCGACTACCGTACCTTTCCTCCTCCTACTGCCAAGGACCCGTTCCGTGACCGACAAGAAAGAGCAGATCGCCCGTTTCATCCAGCGCGAATTTCCCCAGACCCGGGTCGTGGTCGAAGCCGTCGGCGAGCGTAGCGCCACGGTCTGGCAGGCGGTCGACGCCAGCGACCTGCGCCCCGGCGGCACGGTCTCCGGGCCGACCCTGATGGCCATCGCCGATGTCGCGCTGTACGTGGCGGTGCTGGGCGAGATCGGCATCGTCCCGCTGGCGGTGACCACCAGCCTGACCATCAACTTCCTGCGGCGTCCCGCGGCGGACCGCCGGGTGGTCGCCGAGTGCCGCCTGATGAAGGTCGGCAAGACCCTGGCGATGGGCGAGGTCTCGCTGTTCTCCGAAGGCGACGCGGAACCGGTCGCCCATGTGGTCGGCACCTACTCGATCCCGCCGGCGCACCGCCGCTGAGGGCCTGGCCGGGTTCTCGGCGGCGGCTTCGAAACGCTGGCGGAGGATTCCTGGAGGCGCCGTTCAGGCCGCCCGCCGGGGGCATTGCAGGCGATGGAAGCTGCGGCTGAAGTAGACCAGGCCGTCGCCCTGTTCGAGGACCTGGATGTCCTCCAGTTCCAGCAACAGCACCGAGTGGGTGCCGATCTCCTGGACCTCGGCGATGCGTCCCTGCAGGTTGGCCAGGGCGCCGTGCAGCACCGGCAACCCGGCGAGGCCCTCGCGCCAGTCGTG containing:
- a CDS encoding PaaI family thioesterase, translating into MTDKKEQIARFIQREFPQTRVVVEAVGERSATVWQAVDASDLRPGGTVSGPTLMAIADVALYVAVLGEIGIVPLAVTTSLTINFLRRPAADRRVVAECRLMKVGKTLAMGEVSLFSEGDAEPVAHVVGTYSIPPAHRR